A section of the Kluyveromyces lactis strain NRRL Y-1140 chromosome F complete sequence genome encodes:
- a CDS encoding serine/threonine protein kinase RIM11 (uniprot|O60042 Kluyveromyces lactis GSK-3 Protein kinase): protein MKVGELLESSGAGGSRSIIAYTNDKNAGFETEMDSILPSDDLKQGSLHSKNSHGNDVKIVPDEDEVITRRTVVKGHSNPEESVVISCGTPEIVGNGSFGVVFRTKVKETGEDVVIKKVLQDRRFKNRELEIMKLISHPNLIDLKYYFLEQSDQELYLNLIVDYMPMSLYQRLKEFISLHQPMDRYEIKIYMFQLFKSLNYLHQVVNVCHRDIKPQNILVDPDTLLLKICDLGSAKQLKPNEPNVSYICSRYYRAPELIFGATNYTTKIDIWSAGCVMAELLLGQPIFPGESKIDQLVEIIKVLGTPTREEICSMNENYSEHKFPQIRPIPLNRIFKKETQETIDLLYHIMKYDPNIRYSALQCMFNSTYFTDIVSNTGSDSNLSLIDSLPLLHFEESELQGLSSNDIYRLTGKLI, encoded by the coding sequence atgaaagTTGGTGAATTGCTCGAAAGTAGCGGTGCCGGTGGTTCAAGATCTATTATTGCATATACTAACGATAAAAACGCTGGTTTTGAGACAGAGATGGATTCCATTTTACCCAGTGATGATTTAAAACAAGGCAGTCTTCATAGTAAGAACAGTCATGGTAATGATGTTAAAATCGTTCcagatgaagacgaagtAATAACCCGAAGGACTGTGGTGAAAGGCCATTCCAACCCCGAGGAGTCAGTTGTTATTTCATGCGGCACACCTGAAATTGTGGGAAATGGTTCGTTTGGTGTCGTTTTCAGAACAAAAGTGAAAGAGACTGGGGAGGATGTTGTCATTAAGAAGGTTCTACAGGATAGACGGTTTAAGAATAGAGAACTGGAGATCATGAAATTGATCAGTCATCCGAATTTGATCGATTTGAAGTACTATTTCCTTGAACAATCGGACCAAGAACTTTATCTAAATTTGATTGTAGATTACATGCCCATGTCTCTTTATCAACGGCTCAAAGAGTTCATTTCCTTGCATCAACCAATGGATCGTTACGAAATCAAGATTTACatgttccaattgttcaaatctttaaacTATTTGCATCAAGTGGTCAATGTCTGCCATAGAGACATCAAACCACAGAATATTTTGGTGGATCCAGATACTTTACTGTTGAAAATCTGTGATTTGGGGTCTGCTAAACAGTTGAAACCAAACGAGCCCAATGTGTCATATATTTGCTCCCGTTACTACAGAGCCCCAGAGTTGATCTTTGGTGCTACCAATTACACAACAAAGATTGATATTTGGTCTGCAGGTTGTGTTATGGCTGAACTGCTATTAGGACAACCCATTTTCCCTGGTGAATCTAAGATCGATCAATTGGTTGAAATTATTAAAGTTTTGGGTACACCAACCAGGGAAGAGATCTGTTCCATGAATGAAAACTACTCCGAACATAAGTTCCCTCAGATCAGACCGATCCCATTGAATAGGATcttcaagaaggaaacaCAGGAAACTATAGACTTATTATACCATATCATGAAATATGATCCTAATATCAGATACAGCGCTTTACAATGTATGTTCAATTCGACGTACTTCACTGATATCGTCAGCAACACCGGGTCGGACTCAAACCTTTCGTTGATCGATTCTTTACCATTGCTACA
- the GAT2 gene encoding Gat2p (weakly similar to uniprot|P40209 Saccharomyces cerevisiae YMR136W GAT2) — MTFMETMTASLAQKGSQSPKSGSISSSATPTSRTPQSLSQSVSYHSVASIPNLLNYDRQNDSSIRTNKTSQTNITVSTTGNFLSSSNSSPQISPRQRDYHYGGHYRSGSLDFLADTAIDQDMNQEEFKRILKRLSEYNEQLTFHLLTWSSQKIKDVLVNDLTQLSNETRSMLKVTNRLLELKNMNDWNRKKPQLPSINQLRNELQKPMTEFQFPMRPRSKNVFNVTVRKSEVEIPTAATNTKMEKPVIQVVGHRGSKSDSSIGGTSHTFKVDKVKPRKRNSVSQQQRMISVAAGDGTESCKHCHETVTPEWRRGPYGNRTLCNACGLFYCKLIRKFNTKDANILMHYRKMKGPEDRRVPESLNVPRSFIESLENNDNLDDNFNIKSKTTPE, encoded by the coding sequence CCAAAGTCCCAAATCTGGTTctatttcatcatctgcaACTCCTACATCGAGAACACCTCAATCATTATCCCAAAGTGTCAGCTACCATAGTGTTGCTTCCATCCCAAATCTATTGAACTACGACAGGCAGAACGATTCGAGTATTCGGACAAACAAGACGTCACAAACAAACATTACCGTTTCAACGACAGGAAATTTTCTTTCGTCGTCAAATTCGTCACCGCAAATTAGTCCTCGTCAAAGGGACTACCATTACGGTGGTCACTATAGAAGTGGATCCCTTGATTTTTTGGCTGACACTGCGATCGACCAGGATATgaatcaagaagaattcaaaCGGATTTTGAAAAGACTATCAGAGTACAATGAACAGTTGACATTTCATTTGCTGACATGGAGTTCCCAGAAGATTAAGGATGTTTTGGTCAATGATCTCACCCAACTTTCCAACGAAACAAGATCTATGTTAAAGGTTACGAATAGGTTGTTAGAGTTGAAGAACATGAACGATTGGAACAGGAAAAAACCGCAACTCCCTAGTATTAATCAGCTTAGAAACGAGCTACAAAAGCCAATGACAGAGTTTCAATTCCCAATGAGACCCAGGAGTAAAAATGTTTTCAACGTCACAGTAAGAAAATCTGAAGTAGAAATCCCAACCGCAGCTACCAACACTAAGATGGAAAAGCCGGTCATTCAAGTTGTTGGACATAGAGGCAGTAAAAGCGATAGTTCCATCGGAGGAACAAGTCATACTTTTAAAGTAGATAAAGTCAAACCAAGGAAACGCAACAGCGTTTCACAGCAGCAACGAATGATTAGCGTAGCGGCAGGAGATGGTACCGAGTCATGTAAACACTGTCATGAAACCGTTACTCCCGAATGGAGAAGGGGGCCTTACGGTAATAGGACCTTGTGTAATGCATGTGGATTGTTCTACTGCAAGTTAATCAGAAAATTCAATACAAAGGATGCTAACATTCTCATGCATTACAGAAAGATGAAGGGTCCAGAGGACAGAAGAGTTCCTGAAAGCTTGAACGTTCCTCGTTCTTTTATAGAATCATTAGAGAATAATGATAACCttgatgataatttcaatattaaaTCAAAGACAACGCCTGAGTGA
- the PSO2 gene encoding DNA cross-link repair protein PSO2 (similar to uniprot|Q759M6 Ashbya gossypii ADR250C ADR250Cp and weakly similar to YMR137C uniprot|P30620 Saccharomyces cerevisiae YMR137C PSO2 Required for a post-incision step in the repair of DNA single and double-strand breaks that result from interstrand crosslinks produced by a variety of mono- and bi-functional psoralen derivatives induced by UV-irradiation), whose protein sequence is MKRVTKRVQRTQSRTLFDLKFVRLKTSVATSTTSNEIIDLTQEDEYDGTDTDYVTADFTSCLEREASVDPETPVAGGSQDVKIEGKISQAQEVEVQVQVHGQAQPKSEPAVVDKTSRKKSMAWFKKLSFSDITVVVDSFNCDKEPNIDLYFLSHFHADHYGGLKKSWSHGTTIYTSVYTANLVKWKFKVNQCKLIGLSLNEWHSVSNEVRVILLDANHCPGSVIFLFHDLRRNSFVLHTGDFRANERIITEVNSLLQGNSLSLIYLDTTYLNPFFKFPALPKVCEVTADFASLLAENGLNTFLNRSDSQRSISQYLGLSQTKPILFVVLSYSIGKEHLAISIAKKLKTQLYVPHTKYQLVKQYISWFPEGLLTTDHKSSNVHLVAMHTDLDKYLSQLSNMFDSIVVFRPTGWTFSNQYDKSYTLWDEFERKNWVKDTLSGETPFAIDYFTKQKRSQGKIYHFNVPYSEHSSFKDLCLFSTKLKWDKIIPTVNLSQYREMARWFEIWKSYKGSQ, encoded by the coding sequence ATGAAACGAGTTACGAAAAGAGTTCAAAGAACTCAGTCTCGTACTTTGTTCGATTTGAAGTTCGTTCGTCTGAAAACGTCCGTTGCTACCAGTACCACAAGTAACGAAATTATAGACTTAACTCAGGAAGATGAATATGATGGTACTGATACAGATTATGTTACTGCAGACTTCACCAGTTGTTTAGAAAGAGAGGCTAGCGTCGATCCTGAAACTCCAGTTGCTGGGGGCAGTCAAGACGTTAAAATTGAGGGAAAGATATCACAGGCAcaagaagttgaagttcAAGTCCAGGTTCACGGACAGGCCCAACCTAAATCTGAGCCAGCTGTTGTAGATAAAACTTCTCGGAAAAAGTCCATGGCATGGTTCAAAAAATTAAGTTTCAGCGATATAACTGTTGTGGTTGATTCTTTTAATTGTGATAAAGAACCAAATATCGAtttatattttctttcccaCTTCCATGCAGACCATTATGGTGGGTTGAAAAAGAGTTGGTCTCATGGGACTACCATCTACACTTCAGTTTACACTGCGAATTTAGTCAAGTGGAAGTTCAAGGTTAACCAATGCAAACTTATTGGATTGTCTTTGAATGAGTGGCATAGCGTCTCAAATGAAGTGCGTGTCATATTGCTAGATGCAAATCACTGCCCAGGCTCAGtcatatttttatttcacGATCTACGAAGAAACAGTTTTGTGTTACATACGGGGGATTTCAGAGCCAATGAACGGATCATTACTGAAGTAAATTCCCTTCTTCAAGGAAATTCCTTGTCGCTTATTTATTTGGATACGACTTACTTGAATccattcttcaagttcCCCGCTTTACCTAAAGTATGTGAGGTAACTGCTGATTTCGCTTCGCTATTAGCAGAAAATGGGTTGAACACTTTCCTAAACCGTTCTGATAGCCAAAGGTCAATTTCTCAATATTTAGGATTATCTCAGACCAAACCAATCCTTTTTGTTGTGCTAAGTTATTCAATCGGGAAGGAGCACTTGGCTATTTCCATTGccaagaaattaaaaacaCAACTCTATGTACCGCATACAAAATATCAGCTGGTGAAACAATACATCTCATGGTTTCCAGAGGGTCTACTCACCACTGACCATAAGTCATCCAATGTTCACTTGGTTGCTATGCACAcagatttggataaatATCTTTCTCAGTTGTCCAATATGTTCGATTCTATAGTGGTATTTCGACCCACTGGCTGGACTTTTTCAAACCAATATGATAAGTCATATACACTTTGggatgaatttgaaaggaaaaactGGGTTAAGGACACATTGTCGGGAGAGACACCATTTGCCATTGATTATTTCACCAAACAAAAACGTTCGCAGGGCAAAATCTACCATTTCAACGTCCCGTATTCCGAACATTCTTCATTTAAGGACTTATGTctgttttcaacaaaactTAAGTGGGATAAGATTATTCCTACTGTGAACCTTTCTCAATATAGAGAAATGGCACGATGGTTCGAAATATGGAAATCATACAAAGGATCTCAATAA
- a CDS encoding uncharacterized protein (no similarity): MFKKIRDKIHPTYNPEGITWTRRKSGPQVVAEVPVVVDKKTGQNGKAKSKSKDKAAGALPCHDRYTEELDVELVVKQLSLEDELKLVHDVAMESIVASDISSPSSSSTTTASSDKNAKHVTSKASSTVPPHKQITGNNAAPSRRVTSMYTIFNLELFFRPPFPIGTLCSICP, encoded by the coding sequence atgttcaaaaagattAGAGATAAGATTCATCCAACATACAATCCTGAGGGCATCACGTGGACCAGACGCAAGTCTGGTCCACAAGTGGTAGCCGAAGTACCAGTTGTTGTCGACAAGAAAACTGGACAGAACGGCAAGGCCAAGAGCAAGAGCAAGGATAAAGCTGCCGGTGCACTACCTTGTCATGACAGATACACAGAAGAGCTCGATGTCGAGCTCGTTGTGAAACAGCTCAGTTTGGAAGACGAACTGAAATTGGTACATGATGTAGCGATGGAATCCATCGTTGCGTCTGACATTTCATCACCGTCGTCTTCATCGACAACAACGGCTTCCTCTGACAAAAATGCTAAACACGTGACATCCAAAGCTTCGTCTACCGTTCCGCCCCACAAACAAATTACCGGCAATAACGCCGCCCCATCACGTCGGGTAACAAGTATGTAtacaattttcaatttggaactTTTTTTCCGACCCCCTTTCCCTATCGGCACCCTTTGCTCCATTTGTCCTTGA
- the MDH3 gene encoding malate dehydrogenase MDH3 (similar to uniprot|P32419 Saccharomyces cerevisiae YDL078C MDH3 Cytoplasmic malate dehydrogenase catalyzes interconversion of malate and oxaloacetate involved in the glyoxylate cycle) → MVSVTVLGSSGGIGQPLSLLLKLDPHVSSLRLYDLKLSHGNATDLSHIDTNSTSEGFNTAEIGQALKGAQLVIIPAGIPRKPGMSRDDLFKINAKIIKSLTVQIAEHAPDARILVISNPVNSLVPIVYETLQSMGKFQAGKVMGITTLDIIRSHTFLVDIIGRKAYSVEKLKDAVTVVGGHSGETIIPIFTDQKFYRRLRDSNVYESYVHRVQFGGDEVVKAKDGSGSATLSMAWAGYTFAKKLLNSLHLNTAGDQHPIPTFVYLPGLPGGKELQKKLNTSVEFFSAPVKLEKGIVVAVEHEWVDKLNDDEKKLIAKCLPILEKNIKKGLAFSKQTKL, encoded by the coding sequence ATGGTAAGTGTTACAGTTCTTGGCTCATCTGGTGGTATTGGTCAACCACTTtcgttgttgttgaaactAGACCCTCATGTATCAAGTTTGAGATTGTACGATTTGAAGCTGTCCCACGGTAATGCTACCGATTTGTCTCATATCGACACTAACTCCACGTCTGAAGGTTTCAATACCGCAGAGATTGGTCAAGCGTTGAAAGGTGCCCAATTGGTCATAATCCCGGCCGGTATTCCAAGGAAGCCAGGTATGTCACGTGACGACTTGTTCAAGATCAACGCCAAGATCATCAAGTCTCTAACTGTGCAAATTGCTGAACATGCACCAGATGCCAGAATCCTTGTCATTTCAAACCCAGTGAACTCGTTGGTTCCAATTGTTTACGAAACTTTGCAAAGCATGGGCAAGTTCCAAGCCGGTAAGGTTATGGGTATCACTACTTTGGATATCATCAGATCTCACACTTTCCTAGTAGACATCATTGGCCGTAAAGCTTACTCcgttgaaaaattgaaggatgCAGTTACCGTGGTTGGTGGTCATTCTGGTGAGACCATCATTCCAATCTTTACTGACCAAAAATTCTACAGACGTTTAAGAGACTCCAACGTTTACGAATCTTACGTACACAGGGTTCAGTTTGGTGGTGATGAAGTTGTGAAGGCCAAGGACGGTAGCGGTAGTGCTACTTTGTCCATGGCTTGGGCCGGTTACACATTTGCtaagaaattgttgaacaGTTTGCATTTGAACACCGCTGGTGACCAACATCCAATCCCAACTTTCGTTTACTTACCTGGTTTGCCAGGTGGTAAGGAATTacaaaagaagttaaaTACTTCTGTTGAATTCTTCTCTGCTCCAGTGAAATTAGAGAAAGGTATCGTTGTCGCTGTAGAACACGAATGGGTCGATAAGTTGAACGATGAcgaaaagaagttgatcGCCAAGTGCTTGCCAATCTTagaaaagaacatcaaGAAGGGTCTAGCTTTCTCGAAGCAAACCAAGTTGTAA
- the CIN4 gene encoding Arf family GTPase CIN4 (similar to uniprot|P39110 Saccharomyces cerevisiae YMR138W CIN4 GTP-binding protein involved in beta-tubulin (Tub2p) folding): MGLLQIIKEQKLKDNSRRVLLLGLDNSGKTTVLNQLLNEPIDKIQPTIGFQIKTLKLSNKVLQMWDIGGQKTLRPFWFNYFEKTDYLIWVIDILDNRLMESLTLLEEIVQENDRINLQFEVFILLNKIDLLPKGNGNGLNDDDTLQKKVDHVKMITSRTLQMDPESVRVIPTSGVNGTGLDQLITLLEDK; encoded by the coding sequence ATGGGCCTGCTAcaaattatcaaagaacagaagttgaaagacAATTCACGAAGAGTACTATTGCTCGGGTTGGATAACAGCGGGAAGACTACAGTCCTAAATCAGCTATTGAATGAACCTATAGATAAGATCCAGCCCACGATAGGATTCCAAATCAAGACTTTGAAACTAAGCAACAAGGTTCTACAGATGTGGGATATCGGCGGTCAGAAGACATTAAGGCCATTCTGGTTTAACTATTTCGAGAAAACCGATTACTTGATATGGGTAATAGATATCTTGGATAACAGACTCATGGAGAGTTTAACCTTATTAGAAGAGATTGTACAAGAGAATGACAGAATCAACTTACAATTCGAGGTATTCATCCTATTAAATAAGATTGACCTACTTCCGAAGGGTAATGGTAACGGCCTTAATGATGACGATACCTTACAGAAGAAAGTAGATCACGTGAAAATGATAACATCACGTACCCTACAGATGGATCCAGAAAGTGTGCGGGTAATACCTACAAGCGGGGTGAATGGAACTGGATTGGACCAGCTAATAACGTTACTAGAGGACAAATGA